Below is a genomic region from Microbulbifer sp. ALW1.
GGTCAGGTGAGCCTGGAAAAGGTGACTGAAGATATGTACGCCGTACTGAAATTCGGTGGCGGCTGCCAGGGCTGTGGCATGGTGGATATGACCCTGAAAGAGGGCGTAGAGAAAACCCTGCTGGAAAAAATCCCGGAGCTGGCCGGCGTGAAAGACATTACCGACCACTCGGATAAGTCTCAGGCGTACTACTGAGTTCCAGAGTAATCGGATTAAATTTTTTCAAAAAACCGCGGCTTGGCCGCGGTTTTTTTTGCACTGAATTTATGACTTCAAGTTTGAATCAACAAAAATCGCCGGTACTTCGCCAGCTCGCGGTCACTGATAAACCCGCACGTAATCCACATACATACGTTGTGGGAATACACTGCTGCCGTCCGGGCTGCCGGGCCAGCTTCCGCCCACGGCTACATTCAGCAAGATGAAGAAAGGGTGATCGAAAGCCCAGGGGCCATACTGTTCAACTTGAGCGCGGGAGGCATTGTAGAAGTTGTTTCCGTTGACGAACCAGCTGATACCGTTGCTGTTCCATTCGACCGCGTAAACGTGATAACCGGCATCGACGTTCTGTCCTACATTGTAGGTACCCATGATTGGCGTATTGCCCGAGTATCCCGGCCCGTGCAGTGCACCGTGGGTGAGGGTGGGCTCGTAGCCGACGTGTTCCATGATGTCGATCTCGCCCGAATTCGGCCAGGGGGTTCCGGTGCGAATATTGCCACCCAGCATCCAGAACGCCGGCCAGATGCCCTGGGTTTGCGGAAGCTTGATACGCGCTTCGATACGACCGTACTGGAACTCTTTCTTCCCAGCAGAAATCATCCGGGTTGAAGTGTACTGGCAGGCACCGTACCAGCAGTTGTACCCGCCTTCTCTGCGTGCCTCGATCACCAGTACATTACTGCCCGCTTGCGCATCGTACTGAACGGATGCGTTCTGGCCGGCAGTGTAGTACTGCAATTCGCTATTACCCCAGCCACCGCCGCCAGTTTCGAAGGTCCAGTTTGCAGAGTTGATCGAGTCAAACTCATCTCCCCACACTAGGCCGTTATTTGCCGCGGGGCTCACCACAACAGAAGTGACATTGTCATTAAAGCCCTCGTTGTTGAGGCAGCCATCGTCTGCGCTGACGGTTACCGAATTACCGGTGAAATTGTCGTGCTCATAGAGCGTGGCCTGATAGCCGGAGGCAACACGGATGGAGGAGGCATCGTCGTTGATGAAACCGAGTGCCTGCAGGCTGGCGAGAGTGTAGCTGCCGACGCCCAACTTTGTTGACCAACCGCCAAAGTTGCAGTGTTGGTACACGGTGGCTACGCCATTGCCGGGGTTGTCAGCGACGACTTCGATCCAGTTTAGGTTCCAGTCACCAGTGGCCGCATAGACTCCCAGGCTGTAGGTGCCCTCGTCGATGTGCACCCGATGGGAAATCGTTTGCCAGTTTTGCCAGCCACCGGTATTTGGAACCGTCAGGTTGCCGAGAACAATCGAGCCGCCGTTCAAATCATTGGAAAGGGTACCTCCGGTCGCGCTGGCGACGCGAAAGCGAATGATGTAGTCACCGCTCGCTGGAATATTGAGGTTGTTGTAGGCGAGCCATTCGCCGGCGGCTACCCAGCCGACATTGTGGCCACCGCCGGAATCCGTAGTGACTTCAATATCCACATCATCGGCGCGGTAAGCGCCCCCGGTGTTGCCGGGTGTCGTGTCGTAAAAGGCGTTGTAATCCTCAGCCTGAAAGATGGTTGCCTGGGCCTGGCCATACAGGAGGGCTGCCGATATGCCCGTGGCCAGCACGCAGATTTTTTTTAAGTGCGCAAGGTGTTTCGAGATTCTCATGTTCGCCTTCTCATTGTTGTTTTGAGTGTGTTCTGTGCAAATTGCTGAATTGCGCAGGCCCCGAAAATATCCGGGGAAAATGGCGTGAAGGCGTCCCAGATCTTTCTGATTTTGAAAGTGGCA
It encodes:
- a CDS encoding family 16 glycosylhydrolase — translated: MRISKHLAHLKKICVLATGISAALLYGQAQATIFQAEDYNAFYDTTPGNTGGAYRADDVDIEVTTDSGGGHNVGWVAAGEWLAYNNLNIPASGDYIIRFRVASATGGTLSNDLNGGSIVLGNLTVPNTGGWQNWQTISHRVHIDEGTYSLGVYAATGDWNLNWIEVVADNPGNGVATVYQHCNFGGWSTKLGVGSYTLASLQALGFINDDASSIRVASGYQATLYEHDNFTGNSVTVSADDGCLNNEGFNDNVTSVVVSPAANNGLVWGDEFDSINSANWTFETGGGGWGNSELQYYTAGQNASVQYDAQAGSNVLVIEARREGGYNCWYGACQYTSTRMISAGKKEFQYGRIEARIKLPQTQGIWPAFWMLGGNIRTGTPWPNSGEIDIMEHVGYEPTLTHGALHGPGYSGNTPIMGTYNVGQNVDAGYHVYAVEWNSNGISWFVNGNNFYNASRAQVEQYGPWAFDHPFFILLNVAVGGSWPGSPDGSSVFPQRMYVDYVRVYQ